A genomic region of Antennarius striatus isolate MH-2024 chromosome 4, ASM4005453v1, whole genome shotgun sequence contains the following coding sequences:
- the LOC137593388 gene encoding protein-glutamine gamma-glutamyltransferase 2 gives MDNNHKGLITSVDLRTHANNRAHRTKEIDRERLIVRRGQPFSITVLCSEGVPTKHYLDLVLNLGKGEEVLIHVQKEHQTGDRWWFYQQGAQDEILLTLHSPADAAIGQYHLSLLMMSPDGHVVDRSENMRFDLLFNPWCKDDVVYLPYESLLQEYVMNEDGVIYMGAWDYITSIPWSYGQFEDNVMDICFEVLDNSKESLENLVMDMERRSNPIYVSRIITAMVNSNGDRGVLSGRWDERYSDGVPPYRWTGSVPILRQWSEAGVRAVKYGQCWVFAGVACTVLRCLGIPTRLITNFSSAHDVDGSLSVDILVNEQLESFDGKDSSWNFHCWVESWMRRDDLPIGNDGWQVLDPTPQERSDGEFCCGPCPVRAIKEGDLGVKYDAPFVFAEVNADIIYWIVQRDGQRRKIREDWGSVGRNISTKSVYSDLREDVTLHYKYPEGSRKEREVYEKVGRRVMELTNDSTEPRQLQLSIKPVRPVFGTDFDVIVEVNNEGDRDAHAQLTILVMAVTYISFHCGVFQRKTIRVSVPARKVHREVLRLRFDDYVWCTSEHPVIRVKGLVEALGGNGPIMTVANIPLSVPELLIQVLGKAVVWQQLTVFISFTNPLPVPLKGGVFTVEGAGLLSATEIHVKGDVAPGQKVKVKLSFSPMRTGVRKLLVDFDSDRLRDVKGVTTLIVRKKHTL, from the exons ATGGACAACAACCACAAGG GTTTGATTACCAGTGTGGACCTCAGGACTCATGCTAACAACCGGGCCCATCGCACCAAGGAGATTGACCGGGAGCGTCTGATTGTCCGTCGGGGTCAACCCTTCTCCATAACTGTACTCTGCTCTGAAGGTGTGCCTACAAAACACTACTTGGATCTGGTTCTGAATCTTG GTAAGGGTGAGGAGGTGCTGATCCATGTTCAGAAGGAGCACCAAACTGGAGACAGGTGGTGGTTTTACCAACAAGGAGCACAGGATGAAATACTGCTCACCCTGCACAGTCCAGCAGACGCTGCCATTGGCCAGTACCATCTCTCtctgttgatgatgtcaccagacGGACACGTCGTAGACAGGTCTGAAAACATGAGGTTTGACCTGCTCTTCAACCCGTGGTGCAAAG ATGATGTGGTGTACCTGCCGTATGAGAGTCTGCTCCAGGAGTACGTGATGAATGAAGATGGAGTCATTTACATGGGGGCGTGGGATTACATCACTAGTATTCCGTGGAGTTATGGACAG TTTGAGGACAATGTGATGGACATCTGTTTTGAAGTCTTGGACAACTCCAAAGAATCCCTGGAGAACTTGGTGATGGACATGGAGAGAAGATCTAACCCTATCTATGTCAGCAGAATCATCACTGCCATG GTGAACTCTAATGGCGACAGAGGTGTTTTGAGCGGTCGGTGGGATGAGCGCTACTCTGATGGGGTTCCACCGTATAGATGGACCGGCAGCGTGCCAATCCTCCGGCAGTGGAGCGAGGCCGGAGTGAGGGCCGTCAAATACGGCCAGTGCTGGGTGTTTGCAGGTGTTGCCTGCACAG TGCTGCGCTGTCTCGGAATCCCAACACGCCTCATTACCAACTTCTCTTCAGCCCATGATGTTGATGGAAGCCTTTCAGTAGACATCCTGGTGAATGAACAACTGGAGAGCTTTGATGGAAAAGACAGCAGCTG GAACTTTCATTGTTGGGTTGAGTCCTGGATGAGGAGGGATGATCTCCCCATTGGAAATGATGGCTGGCAGGTTTTGGACCCCACCCCTCAAGAACGGAGTGATG GTGAGTTTTGCTGTGGTCCGTGTCCAGTTAGGGCCATCAAGGAGGGGGATTTGGGAGTAAAGTATGATGCTCCATTTGTATTTGCTGAAGTGAATGCTGATATCATCTACTGGATTGTACAAAGAGACGGCCAAAGACGGAAG ATCAGAGAGGACTGGGGGAGTGTGGGGAGAAACATCAGCACCAAAAGTGTTTACAGTGACCTCAGAGAAGATGTTACTCTACACTACAAATACCCAGAAG GCTCCAGGAAGGAAAGGGAGGTATATGAGAAGGTGGGACGGCGGGTCATGGAACTGACCAATGACAGCACAGAACCAAGACAACTGCAGCTGTCAATCAAGCCTGTTCGGCCTGTATTTGGGACAGACTTTGATGTGATTGTTGAG GTGAACAATGAAGGCGACAGAGATGCTCATGCTCAGCTGACCATTCTGGTGATGGCAGTCACCTACATTTCTTTTCACTGTGGAGTATTCCAGAGGAAAACCATCAGAGTTTCTGTACCTGCCCGCaaag tccATAGAGAAGTTCTGCGTCTGCGCTTTGATGATTATGTCTGGTGTACGTCTGAGCATCCCGTGATCAGAGTGAAGGGTCTTGTTGAGGCTCTGGGAGGAAACGGACCAATCATGACGGTGGCTAACATCCCACTCAGTGTACCTGAGCTCCTCATTCAG GTATTGGGGAAGGCTGTTGTTTGGCAACAACTGACAGTCTTCATTTCCTTCACCAATCCCTTACCAGTCCCACTGAAGGGTGGTGTTTTCACTGTGGAGGGGGCCGGTCTACTGTCAGCTACTGAGATCCATGTAAA GGGTGATGTAGCTCCAGGCCAGAAAGTAAAAGTCAAGCTTTCCTTCTCCCCCATGAGGACTGGGGTCAGGAAGCTTCTGGTGGACTTTGACTCCGATCGCCTGAGAGATGTGAAGGGAGTCACCACTTTGATCGTCCGCAAGAAACACACCCTTTAA